The Gymnogyps californianus isolate 813 chromosome Z, ASM1813914v2, whole genome shotgun sequence genome has a window encoding:
- the LOC127027642 gene encoding tubulin polymerization-promoting protein family member 2-like has protein sequence MSEVENTFRKFAMYGDTSASGNDMTGKNFSKMCKECGVMDGKAVTSTDVDIVFNKVKTKGARTITFAEFQQAMKELCSKRFKGKSPEEALQAVYGLIAGKEPGSVGATKATKVGGVERLTDTSKYTGSHKERFDESGKGKGLAGRQDLTDNSGYVGAYKGAGTYDQTH, from the exons ATGTCGGAGGTAGAAAACACTTTCCGTAAATTTGCGATGTACGGTGACACATCTGCCAGTGGCAATGACATGACGGGGAAAAACTTCTCCAAGATGTGCAAAGAGTGTGGGGTGATGGATGGGAAAGCCGTGACCAGCACTGACGTTGACATCGTATTCAACAAAGTCAA GACCAAGGGTGCCCGCACCATCACCTTTGCTGAGTTCCAGCAGGCCATGAAGGAGCTCTGCAGCAAGCGCTTCAAGGGCAAATCGCCGGAGGAAGCGCTGCAGGCTGTGTATGGCCTCATCGCGGGGAAGGAGCCTGGCAGCGTGGGCGCCACA AAAGCCACCAAGGTTGGTGGGGTCGAGAGGCTGACGGACACTAGCAAATACACCGGCAGCCACAAAGAGCGCTTTGATGAGAGTGGCAAAGGGAAGGGTCTTGCTGGCCGCCAGGATCTGACAGACAACAGTGGCTACGTTGGAGCCTACAAGGGAGCTGGCACGTATGACCAGACGCACTAG